The window AACTCCACAGTCCTATCTGTTACCGTGTCAATACTTCACAACAGCCCACCCTTAGCTCCTCGTTCGTCCCTCCTCACCTTCCAGATGCTCACCCAGTGAAGGGGTGAAAGGTTGGCAGGTGCCTGGGGGAGCAGCAAGGAGCCTCGGGGTCAGATTTCTGAGAGGTCAAGCAGTTGCAGCCTTTGGGTGGAAGGAGCGGGGCGGGTGGGGGGACAATATGGCTAGTGTCCAGAGCAGGAGATAGACAGGACCACAGAGCAGCGGTCTCAACTAATCAACTTCATTTATGGGCAATGACAGTCAGCCACGCCCGCCTGAGGTCGCAGCAATCAGCTTTCAAGATATTACCCACTGCCCAACACAAATCCTTAATCCTTGAATGATTGACCTTTTGCATTTTCCACATAAAGTCAACAACAGTCACAACAGCATCGACACTGAACACTGCAAATGTGTGATTTCAATTCCAAAACTGATTTGTAGTTGTGAAATAAATAAGTGGCTGCACATTTCAAGTGACAGTTATCGATTCTGTGAGACGCACCACACAATAATTTAGCTCTGAAGCTTGTTTAAATGCAAACTGCACTGTAATTAGTCTGTAGAGTCGATCAACAGCATATTGATGTGCGCCCAGATGACTGAACCCGATTTCTCTGATCGTGCAGAGCAGCATGACTTCAGCCTTGAACGCCGGACCTAATCTGGTGGAGCAAGAAAGGACATTGTCTGTGTAATGAGAGACCAAAGGCAGTATCTTGTATGCAGGCGGTGGTGCTGGATTTAATGAGTTTTTGTATGTAACTTCATGTTCAGGTTGGTGTGTTCGGCTATCTAATGCATGCCCCAGTTTCTCCACAGCCCCTTCATTAGATCAGTGAAATGGGTCGATAATGTTTGCACCGTCTGCCCCAAAATCAATGTGCAAATAGCAATAGATATGTTGTCTTCCTGTCGGATACGGCTCGCAGTCGGATTTAATTCACCTACAGAGGAGCTACTTCTCCACGCGTGCAACAGATCTATCCAATGAGCGGATAAACCTACGGGACAGaattctcctcttcctcccattaCCATCCATTATGTAAACACAAGATGCGGTCAGTTTATTCCAGTCTAGACATGTAGTCCGACATCATCGGCCCCTTGCTGAGTACACAGCACTGACCCACATGAATACATTTATAATCGATACCTCCTCGGGTCCCGTGAGCGGACTCGCCTATCAGATGTTGAAGGAAATTGTTCAGCCCAATTTAAAATGGCCCAGGGGGAACTTTCATAACCATGTGCCAATTAGTTCCACTGTCAATAATGGTAATGCTAAAGGACATTGTGTTCCAGggcgagaggagaggatggatagagggaggagggagacatCATCAAGCCTTCGCCCGTTGTTCATTGTTAATGGCCGTTACACTGACAAGAAGCATTtgatcagacacacacacacacattgtgggCCGTGGATGTTGAGGGGGTTGTGTTATGGGGCAGAATTACACAACCCATGAAGATAATAAGTAATGACGTCTTATAAAGGTCAACAAACAAAGCACTAGTGGGACAAACACAGGCCGTGTGATGAGATTCATTAGGACAGCATTGAGAGcgtggagagggagaaagagggggtgAGGCGgtgggcggggggggggggcgcatTCCTCCGCTGTTTCACTGCGAccgtcacagcagcagctgaaacaggtgtgtgtctttacTCGGGGCATCGAGGGCAAGGCAAGTGCTATTCTCACATGGTTCAGACTGGTCACACTCGACCACACTCTGACCTTACACCCACTTGAGTAGCTCAAGACTTCATTAAGAAGGCCCTAAGTGGCGCAGGGGTCTCACAACTATTATCTCGGCAATTTAATACAGACTCTCCCCGTCCATAAATGATCTTGGCTCAAGGATATTTACGAGCCGTCTGCTTATCAATGTCAAAGCTTTCGGCAGCCCTGCCTTGAATTCGGGACCCCTGATGAGCTGCATCACGGGGACTCTCCACCCTGATGCCTCCGCTTTGATTCGTGGTCACCTCACCTGTCTGAGGAGCCTCTTCTGAAACTTGCAAAGTCATCCCGCAAACTCTGCTCCGCTCAATACGGTCCAGGCACAAAAGGGGACTGCAAGGGGCAGGTGCCATTTAAAGATGGAAACACAATAGGTTATAGAGAAGGACTCTCGTTCAAGGAGAGAAATCTTGGTTGTGTGAATGAGCGACTTGCTGGGCTGGACTTAACTGCCCAGACTTGACTTGAGAAGGCAAACACATCCAAGTGGCAAGTTTTGATgcaataaaagcagcagaccTGGCACAGCCACACATGTAATTAGGCAAAATGGGTTTATTTAATTATGCACAGTATAATATCAGCTCTATGCATTCTCAGCTATGTAAAAAGACACACTTTGAAGggaaaatgttcaaatgctGTGTCATTTTCAGCACTCAGACACCTGATTAAATTGCATTGGACCTACCTGGCCTGCATTTTTTAATGATATTGACATTAATTAAATTATTGTGATAGTTGTTCTCTTCATGTTTGGTGGCCATTTTTATGTGTGATAGAATAATGTTTACTTCTGTTTATATAAAGTTGAAACTGGTTGTCGTGTGAAGCCATTGTGCCTGACAAAATGAAGGCTTTAAACATGACATTTCTCAGCCCAAGACTGGCTGAAGAAAATCTTCTTAACTGGAATTGCTCCAAGAGACTTAAAAAGAGCTCTGCTGCTGGTCAATTCTTCTGATTTTCCAACTAGCATAGGCTGTAAAATGTCTCCTGAATCAGCTAGAATCAGTTTGAAtcaaaaatgcttcatttttcatcaaCAATTATACAGATTTTTGTCAAGATCTACGAGTTTGAGAGGCTGCCTCTTCTTAAACCACTCCTCATAGTCGCCAGGCTCAACCAAAACTTGCCAGCAAAGCTCTAGCTCGATCCCGGCTGGTCCTGCCTTGCCCTGGGTCTCCGCTGAGTATCACTTCTCGCTCTTCGGCCTGCGATATACTGGAAACCTGGACATTGTGACACACTTTTAGTCACTCTTTCCTTTTCCCAAACACATCTACTCACACATCTAATGACAACACAAGACACGGCTTTGGTCTCCAGCTCAGGAAACAGAGGGTTCCTGTTTTTGAGTCCAGGCTCTATTGTTatctgaaacagcattttgatagtacatgctctctctctctctctctctctctctgcagctcttgCTTCACACACTTGAGATATTACACAATTATTATCTAGCCAAATCTCGATCCCTATATAGCTCTTTAGCAGCACACATGCTTATCTGGACCTTTCATTCTACTAATATTGACAAAGCCAGAGAGATAGAGTCAACACGGCTCACCATTAccacttttcctgttttatctaTGCCTCTTATCTCTGCTCTTTGGATGGAGTCACACAGTCACTCCTCTTTCTGCACTTGAGGATCAAGCACCCCTCTGCCCTCGCTCTGTCTCCGCCAACCCCTCTCAAACACACCGTCttcatgcccccccccccttgccTGCTATACTCACTCCTCATTGTGGGAACCGAGGTGCTGCATGCAGTCTATCGCGCAGTTGAAGGTGTTAGGGGGATTGAGGGAAAGTCTGGATAAGCAACAGCTGGATTTAATGCACCATTAAGGTCATTGGTTGTTCAAGCTGCACCTGCAAATCCCCTGATTTCACCCCCCTGTCTAAAGCACTCTCCCCTGTCtgctccccccctcctctcctcttttctctgttgccCTCTCCTCTTTCGTCCACGTACTCGGTCAccctttcttttcattcctgGCCCTCTCAGCTTTCTCTCTTCTTGCCCTCTCAGCTATGAGATCCGCACCCTCTCGTTTCTGGTTCTTTATCGAAAGTaactgctgccgctgcttcgCCCCTTCTCTCAATCTGGTTCCCtgcatccctctctcctgttttatctctctccacatgtccctctctcaccctttctttcactcttggtgtctctctcattttctcttgtttcagcGCCCCTCCCACTCGCaggctgttgtgttgtgtctgccAGGCCTCCTCGGCTGGAGCACAGGTTTCCTGAGTGCTGGAACGGAACAGGAGCTGGCAGGGAGATACACTGAGAAAAGCCAGCTCCACTGTTCCCACTGAGTGTCACGCACGCTCACACTGCTGCTCATACCGGTGCAACACAGGCAGGACACAGCACATGCTATGATGTATGTAATGATGCATCATGCCATGGGTAATCCCACCTGGATTCAGTATATTCTATCGACTTGACCTTCACAGTCTGACATGCATCACATCTTATTAAGCAAAGCAAGTAGCTCTGGACAGCTTTAATTTGCATGAACACATTATATAATTCAAAAATAGTACTATTTGACTTGATTCAGAagatttttgcatttattgGAATCTCCACCTTTTTAGTTCACCTTTATATTTTTTAGAGACAAATCTGCATATGGGTGTAATTATGGggttgttaattaattaatcaagaAACTCATTTATTAAGCAAGAGTAGGATAAATTTACTAGTTTCAAATTCTTAAATGTTTGGATCTGCTCAATTTCTCTGTTATGTTTCATATTGAAGATGTTACCTTGCGCTGTGagaaacaggtgtttttagcaTAAAAAAAACCTAGTCAACATGTTATTCAATAATGAACGGAAGCATTAGCTGCAGCTTCTTTTGCTGCAGCTCCTTGTTAGGAAAATCAAATGCaataaacactgacagacactgaGGCACTAGCATATATCATACTTGTTGTACAAAGCCCCAGAGCCATTCATGAGATAAAGCATCCTTGAACTACATTgcaaacttgaaaaaaaaaattgttgttgGTTTCAGGATTTGAAGATTTCCGCTTTCAGCAGACAGGCATAAACCCTGACTATCTTCCAGTCTTGCATACAACGGTCTCCgtaaacagaagaaacaggCCTTACCCCTCTGGCAGGCACTCATATCGTCATTCACACTATGAACACTGGTGCAGACAAACATAAACACCACCACTCTAAGAATAACCCTCCATTTTCCCCCAAAGAATGATGTTTATTTCTTAGTGGCTCTTTAGTGCGTCCCTTTCTCCAGCTAATTGAATGATGTTTACATCTCCCGCTTCTCCTGATTTCACCCTGGAGAGGTCTGTGTCCTCTGCACCTCGACAGTTCACTGCTCTGAATGAATGGACGAGTCCCATAGCACCTAAAGAGACACTGAGATCAACCACCAGTGTTTCTCCCGGCGGCCCCTAATGAAATTGTCGTTGGATTCCTCACTTTGgaaaaacatttgtatttatGGATGGCTTTCAGCTCAGGCTAATGGTAATCTAATTTTCAAAATGGCTTTTCTAAATTAAGAGgatgacacagagaaacagtTAGAGGACTAATGTGTATAAGCTTGACTCGGGGCCTCATTAAAGACTCAGCTGAAAcaaattgttttttctctctcagctgatAGGGTATTGGTGCTGTTAATATATCAGAAAACAGTCTAAGGCCGTCTTTTAATGAGAACACAGCTACGACATTGAGATTTATTGAGAAGTCTAAAAAATGCTGGAGGAAATGCAGGAATTAAACTCTCTGACCACTGTCTTCCCACTCCTCCCTTATAAGTGGACAACAAGTACgacaaaacagtaaatatataatataatatgaatCCAGTacacaaatatgtaaaataatgattattataataatgattataGTAGtataataaattatttaaaatgtaaataaattgtTCAGGatttacatacaaaaacaaCTATCAAAATATGTAATAAGActgtattttacttttttggcTTTTGAATAAAGCATTTTGCAAATAGTGTGaaatttacaaatgaaatgaaccAATAACTGTGCGGATATGTTTAAACGtaactacatttcccataaggCGACGTGGTTGGCTACGTCATAAATCTGCGCAGAGCTGAGGTGGCGGTTGAGACGAGGTAAACATGTCGGATTATTACTTCTAAAACTGATTATTGAATTAAATGCTACTTAAACAAATGGATAATTTCATTGAATGTATTACTTCTATAAGATTGTTTCTTCCCATCATTTACCCGCTATTTGTCTTCCTCGTGTGTTGTAAATAGAAAGCTAACGCGGTGCTaccaagctaagctaattgaACGAATAGCCTTTTAACCGTTCGGTTCTCCTTCAGGTTGTTTTCCGGCTGCTCACCTGAAATCCCCGCGGCAACCTTCATCATGACTAAACTTATGGAGTGGCTGTTCGGTGTGTCGCTGGTGGGCGCAGTCTGGGCTTTGGTCACTTTCGACCTGTTGGACCTGAGCCTACCGCAGACTTACAGAGAGGTTGCCTGGCCGATGCCCCTCTATCTGCTGGTGTCTTTTGGCTGTTACTCACTGGCCACAGTGGGATACAGGGTGGCCACCTTCAACGACTGCGAGGAGGCGGCGAAAGAGCTGCAAGAGCAGATAAAAGAAGCCAAAGAGGACTTGAGGAAAAAGGGCTTAAAGATGTAGAATATCAGAAGGACTATGTAGAAACCTTTGTGAGACTGAGGACGGACACGCAAGTGTCTGTACTTGTTGGGGGTCGCGTAAAAATGACGTGGCTCTCATTTAGGATGCGTTGGATGAGACTGAACTCTGAACCCTGATTTTTGTTTCTAACAGACATGAGCTGAACATCAATCATAACAACCCTTCAtccagcagtgtttgtttgtcataCAGTCATGTCTTTCACATTAGATATTGATCAGATGTgtttcaaaacattaaaaatgaatgtccTGATGAATGATTTTCTGGGTTACTCAGAACAGAGCAAGAAGTCTTCAAATGGtgcaaatgcatttaaagtTACTGAATGATTATGAAAACCAGGTTCTGTTCTGAGTCATTTTGTAGCAGGTGGTTTAACTGATTGGCGCACCAAGAACCAGATGAAAGACGAACACATGCGGTGCCGTCTTTGGTTGCAAACTACACACAGTTAAAATACCCCCGAGAATCACTGGTATGCTAAATTATCATCTGTAACCAGTTGTCGATATTGAAATGCCAACAAATGAACCCCAAAGATCACACTGGAAAAATCCGTCTATAGGCTCTTTCCACTGAGACTTCTCAGATGCTTTCAATCAGCATCAGATCCAAAATAGTACAACACAATGTGGACCttgttgtatgtgtgtctgGAGATTGTTGCTTGTCAGTATGGATGGACTAGATTTTATCTGTAAAGTGTACATTCCATTGTCCAATTGCAGACTTGTTCCCTGTGGCTGTTGCTGGGACTTAATTAAATTGGAGtctattttcttcagtttttctgcctacaaaatgtgtgtgtttttgtggttttgggggTTTCGGATAGGGCCAGGAGGTATGCGAGTATGTGCATGAGTGCTTACATATATGATGCATTCCTTCTCCAAGCATAACCCACATGGCCCAAGGGCTTTATATCAACTTCTCAATGCCTCTCTCTGTGCCAGAGACAGACCTCTTTTGTCCCATTCTGTAGTTAGCTACATGAAATATACATTGTAcggctttttattttcttccctcGCAGAGGTTTGTTCCAATTAGAAAATGTAAGATAAGTATGTTCTGAAGTAATCTGATGTTGGCaagtacagtttttttttttttttttttttttttttgtgtgagcCAAAAGGCTGCCTATGCTCATTTTCAGTGACTCCCTGCTGTGTGCAAACAAAGCATAGCCTGGCCAAAGGCATCATTATAGAGTTCCAAAGGATCCCATAACTTCAGAACAAATGCAAAAGAGTCCACAGTTCTCTGTGTGCAAGCTCTGCCTGTTGTGCCGTTTGGCTGTAGCCCCACCGTGCTTTGCAACGTCACCCCCCGTGAATGTCTGCAAGCTGTTGCAAGAGCAGACTGGATGAAAGGCAACCTGTTATTTACCAGAAAATCTTCTACTTCGGCAATTACACCAAAGGCTTCCCTTGGTAGGCAGTTATGTTCTTACTCTTAGCCACATGCGAACTAGTTAATCACTTTTCTTTGTCATCATTCTGCCCAAATCTAACTTTGAAGACATCcatctgtttgttctctttctgcAGCGATCAGACAAAAGCATAAATCAGATTACAGGCCACATACAGTTTACGTGTATACGAACAGTGAACGCTTGTTTGCTCCTTTCCCCTTTAATCCCTCTGcttaaacatacagtacataagCTTCATCCCAGACTTAACCCTTTTGGTTTCACAAGATAGCAAGGGTAATCTGACGCGCAGACAAGATGTGACAAAAGCTGTCCCATCACAAACGAGCTCAAATACTCAagctttcctccttttttttaacatctccatgcattttgtttgtagCAAATGTGAGACGATGAGCATCATCACTGCTGTTGCTGGGTGAGAAGCAGCATTTGCAAGAGAGGATGCACCTGATAGAGTACAGTTACTTGAAGCACTGAGCAAAATCCATGATAATGGTTGTGTGTTTATTCACTCTGTAGCTTCATCAAAATTTTGACTTatgagtatttttatattcatcATGCCtattgttgatgtgtttttgttttcctggcAATAATGAGCAAACCCTTTTGGAGTCTTTCATTATATAATTTACTGTAACACGTCACTTTGAGCTAAAAGCTGACCTAAACTTGACCTGATATAATACAGAACCACATCTGAAAATTAGTTGTTTTTCACACTGGAGATATGATGCTGGTTTGTTATGAATTGtccaaattatttattcattcctGTATCCCAACGCGGTAAGCTCTGTACACTTGCTCATGTCTCATCTGAAATTCCTGCTCCGAAGTGCCAAGGTGAGAGACATCAGCTAAGATGGGAGAGGAGCTGAGGGGGAAACTGTAATGGGGACGGAGACAGTGAGAGGGTCAGGCCACGAGGTTGTGCCCGCAGCATGGCCCCACTGAGACCTCGAGACACTATAAAAAACCATTTCTAGAGACACTCGGTGACATTGCTGGGAGCAAATCCATCTCGACAGGCTGGGAACCAAGACTGAAAAATGATAGGTTAtcatttttctgcacagaaaagactttttttttttccccacccacacatttcacagcaaaaCCTCAAAACCATCCAGAGacggacagaaagagagatggagttGGTAATCGAGGCCCAGAGCTCAAAGAGATGGAGATTTCGATACAGAAAAGGGTGAACAACAGTAATTACGTGATGAGCGAGTGACCCGaggatgaaacaaaacaagagatgGAAACAGAATGAATCAAAGGGGCAGAGCGAAAGAAGAGTGGAAGtgagaatgaataaataaaagaaagtgaCCAAGTGACACGGACAGGAAACCAAAGCATGAGCTGGAACAAGACAGATGACCTTGGCAGTGGCGACGGCTGAGAGTGTGTGACAGGACTTTTTTTCGGGGAGAGGAGACCACACCCCGACCGCCGGCGATGGCAGGGGACCAAAACGGGCCCTGATTGGCGCAGAGGCTCTAACTTACTCTGTGTATCCAAGGTGTTTCCTTCCCGTCAGCCTTGTCTGACCCTGCTGTCATCCAAAGCTTTTACAGGCACTAAAGCAGGACTCAAGCGCAAGAGGGAATAAAGGAGCTTCGGAACATGCCGCTGTATTAAAATGGCATTTAATCCGAACATGCAGTGCATCATCACTGCATAAAAATCATTTGAATGAGGTTAAAAAGTCACTCATGGGTCAACCTATTGTTCTTTCGCTGCTCATAAGCAGCTGCTTTAATATTTACAGGACACCAGGTTCCCATTCTAGGGCAGCGTGGAAGCTTATAAATGCCACAAATAGCTACAATAACATTAGGTAACCTCCCAGCGGCCCCGTAAGACAGATACCCCTGGCTTTACTGAGAAACATACGCTAGAAGACAGACAGGGGCTGGTCGTCATGCGTCCTGCTGATAGCGAGGCCTGACTCAGTCCGGAGGTGCAGCGATAGACCAGCTGGCCATGCCAAGCCTACTctcaaatgtgactttttttttcttgctgggTCTCATGGCCTCCTCCCAGGTTTTAGTGCCACACACTGTTGGCTCATCTCTCGCTCTGTTAAACCCTGACGACTGATAAAtgccttgtttttctgcttgttgGGAAATGGTTGATTTAATAAAGCTTTGTGCCTCTCGTGTATCGCCAGTGTCAGAGCTGCACTGCAGAAAGCAAAATCtaagttgaaatgaaatgaaatgtcataAATCAAGGCAATACACTCtatcctttttttctgacaagATATGGCTTGTTACCAGGCAGGTTTTATGTTACTGTATGTACCTTAATAAGATATTAAAACTTCTTACTGAGATTTTGTTACTGATTCTGAGCACTTTAATGCTTGAAACTAAAATTTCcaaaattaaaatgctgcttcatCAATGCAGACAACTACAAACTGCTTTGCTGAAGTCCATACGATATTTTACTTCTTTTAAAATCTTGGTATGTGAAATATTCCTGTTCTGTTTGCAGATAACTTTCCATATTTTAAGTCATATTTCCCTaattttattgccatttttttcttacttttgaGAGCCGAGCTTTTGCAGTGTGAGCATTCATTTTTAAGAAATATTAGTACCGTGTGATCCCGGGACgagactaagagtctacagccatggAGGCGATTCTTTGAGGCTGTATTTAGGCACAGTGGAGCTTTGAGCTAGATGCTCaaatcagcatgctaacatcctcaaaatgacaatgctaacaagctgcaTGAATAGAGTAAAGCTGGTGTGACTGTGTCACCACATACGGCATGCAGCACTTATCAGAACTGGGAAAAATTGCTCGGACACATCATACTTTTGTGGATTAAAAACACGTCCTGAGGTTTGCCATGTCagtgctagaggaaaagtcaccaaagtcattaggttTTATCCGCTGGGGATCATCAATAGCTCGGTTTCTATCGTCCAGtgaattttaaacaaaactatgaaatgttgcaaaaaaagaaaaaacaaagaaaagacaaaataggCGTGTTTCGATAAACTTGTTTGAGTGAATAAACTAGGCTACCCAAAATGTAGTTTTGTCAGAAGTTGGTGGTGAAACCTACACATGGCTTTAGAAACACGGCTAACGTCTGCACAAAATCCTCTACAACAAGCGATGCGATATCTCACAGCACAGGTGaaaattttgacctgctggtggcgccaGATGCACGGTCAAAGGTTTACCAACAttagtaggattcatcctctggagaaaTGGCATTCagtagttgctgagatattgGACCAAAGGAGGGGATCGACATGCTGATATTTCCATCCACACAGCCACGATGATCGCATGGCTGAAAAAATCCCTGCTTCTGTTCTACCCATTTCTCAAGTTGGCCTACTGTTAAATCCAAGGAAAGGTAGCCAGAAATACCACACTGTACTCCCATGCTCAAATTGTATGACGTGAAAGTAGTCGGATATGTTTTTCTATACTGATGTTGCTCTGCATTATTACCtattttcatacaaaataatgCGTTCATGTCTTTGTATCGTACAAAGGGAGGAGAAAGCAAGGAGATGTGTCATTTCTGGCTACCTGGATATGAAATATAATGGGACCATCTTGGGAAATGGgataaaaatctttttttatcacATAGCGGACGTAATTTTCTTTCATCCAGATGATTAAAAGAGTCTTTGATGATCCTGGAAATGCCTTCGGAACAGCTGTAGATGTTGTAATATTCTAGGATTAAAAG of the Chelmon rostratus isolate fCheRos1 chromosome 16, fCheRos1.pri, whole genome shotgun sequence genome contains:
- the dpm3 gene encoding dolichol-phosphate mannosyltransferase subunit 3, producing the protein MTKLMEWLFGVSLVGAVWALVTFDLLDLSLPQTYREVAWPMPLYLLVSFGCYSLATVGYRVATFNDCEEAAKELQEQIKEAKEDLRKKGLKM